The following are encoded together in the Halomonas halophila genome:
- a CDS encoding M48 family metallopeptidase, whose amino-acid sequence MRVLLWGLLALVLAGCDETPTGRSQLALVPDALMAKLGADSFDEMRERRPIVEDAALERRVRCVADAVVDAARRHYPRADVPEAWEVVVFDDPTPNAFALPGGRIGVHRGLLRVAETPAQLSAVIGHEVAHVLADHGNERLTQRLGIKAALLVVGLFSEGELAGEPLRQALGVGARLGISLPFSRTHEEEADLMGLEIMAAAGFAPEASVALWRNMAAAGGGQPPQFLSTHPAHESRIEALQRHLAGARRLGPEAAPPACGLGGKGDKRAPGA is encoded by the coding sequence ATGCGAGTACTGCTGTGGGGCCTGCTGGCTCTGGTGCTGGCCGGCTGTGACGAGACCCCCACCGGGCGCTCGCAGCTGGCGTTGGTCCCCGATGCCCTGATGGCCAAGCTGGGCGCGGACAGCTTCGACGAGATGCGCGAACGCCGGCCCATCGTGGAAGACGCGGCCCTCGAGCGGCGGGTGCGGTGCGTGGCCGACGCGGTGGTGGACGCCGCCCGGCGCCACTATCCCCGGGCGGACGTGCCCGAGGCCTGGGAGGTGGTGGTGTTCGACGACCCCACGCCCAACGCCTTCGCCTTGCCCGGCGGGCGGATCGGCGTGCACCGCGGCTTGTTGCGGGTGGCCGAGACGCCGGCCCAGCTGTCAGCGGTGATCGGCCACGAGGTCGCCCATGTCCTGGCCGATCACGGCAACGAGCGACTCACCCAGCGGCTGGGCATCAAGGCGGCGCTGCTGGTGGTGGGGCTGTTCAGCGAGGGCGAGCTGGCCGGGGAGCCGCTGAGGCAGGCGCTGGGGGTCGGCGCGCGGCTGGGCATCAGCCTGCCGTTCAGCCGCACCCACGAGGAGGAAGCCGACCTGATGGGCCTCGAGATCATGGCAGCGGCCGGTTTCGCCCCCGAAGCGAGCGTCGCGCTGTGGCGCAACATGGCCGCGGCGGGTGGCGGCCAGCCGCCGCAGTTTCTCTCCACCCACCCCGCCCACGAGTCCCGCATCGAGGCGCTCCAGCGCCACCTGGCGGGAGCCCGACGCCTGGGCCCGGAGGCCGCCCCGCCGGCCTGTGGTCTAGGGGGGAAGGGCGACAAGCGGGCGCCCGGGGCGTAA
- a CDS encoding ion transporter, translating to MNDRLTPFQLLILILSFYVLGALAVDVLFDLRPEVSRLLHYLDLVACLFFFADFCVRFRAAPNKWRFMRWGWIDLVASIPAGLLFAGRLVRVVQVIRLLRAIKSLHMIWRLLFRNRAEGIFASAATATLLLVAFGSVTILLVEGPNPESAIDTAEEALWWAFVTVTTVGYGDFFPVTTLGRMVAVALMVAGVGLFGSFAAYVGSLFVDDQDSEQSRLHRANRDLIRDLHGEVRALREEVGALRGELARRDEEAIGDERRRD from the coding sequence ATGAACGATCGCCTTACGCCCTTTCAGCTGCTGATCCTGATCCTGTCCTTCTACGTGCTCGGCGCCTTGGCCGTGGACGTGCTCTTCGACCTGCGGCCCGAGGTCTCGCGGCTGCTGCACTATCTCGACCTGGTGGCCTGCCTGTTCTTCTTCGCCGACTTCTGCGTGCGCTTCCGGGCCGCCCCGAACAAGTGGCGCTTCATGCGCTGGGGATGGATCGATCTGGTGGCGAGCATTCCGGCCGGGCTGCTGTTCGCCGGCCGCCTGGTGAGGGTGGTGCAGGTGATCCGTCTGCTGCGGGCGATCAAGTCGCTGCACATGATCTGGCGGCTGCTGTTCCGCAATCGCGCCGAGGGCATCTTCGCCTCGGCCGCCACCGCAACCCTGCTGCTGGTGGCCTTCGGCTCGGTGACCATCCTGCTGGTCGAGGGGCCCAATCCCGAGAGCGCCATCGACACCGCCGAGGAAGCGCTGTGGTGGGCCTTCGTGACCGTGACCACGGTGGGCTACGGGGACTTCTTCCCGGTCACCACCCTGGGACGGATGGTGGCGGTGGCGCTGATGGTCGCCGGGGTGGGGCTGTTCGGCAGCTTCGCCGCCTACGTCGGCTCGCTGTTCGTCGATGACCAGGACAGCGAGCAGTCGCGGCTGCACCGGGCCAATCGCGACCTGATCCGCGATCTTCATGGCGAGGTGCGCGCCCTGCGCGAGGAGGTGGGCGCGCTGCGCGGCGAGCTGGCTCGCCGGGACGAGGAGGCAATCGGCGACGAGCGCCGTCGGGACTAG
- a CDS encoding PepSY domain-containing protein: MNTFSRWRRSRRLAGPLAASLLIAALGGPMIAAQADDDEEWQALHEAVRNGRIVPLTEVLDWLEARYRGQVLEIELDHDDGERRYEIEMLGPQGQVVEFEFDAEDGRLMEIEGVNIEGMRRQ, translated from the coding sequence ATGAACACGTTCTCAAGATGGCGGCGATCCCGCCGGCTGGCCGGGCCGCTCGCCGCGAGCCTGCTGATCGCCGCCCTGGGCGGGCCGATGATCGCCGCCCAGGCCGATGACGACGAGGAATGGCAGGCGCTGCACGAGGCGGTGCGCAACGGACGCATCGTGCCCCTGACCGAGGTGCTCGACTGGCTCGAGGCGCGCTATCGCGGCCAGGTGCTGGAGATCGAGCTGGATCACGATGACGGCGAGCGCCGCTACGAGATCGAGATGCTCGGCCCCCAGGGGCAGGTGGTGGAGTTCGAGTTCGATGCCGAGGACGGACGGCTGATGGAGATCGAGGGAGTGAACATCGAGGGCATGCGACGCCAATGA
- a CDS encoding response regulator transcription factor translates to MKVLLIEDDRALAEALSEALSEAGLLVEAAGTGGEGDYLLRTERYDAVVLDLGLPDGDGTRWLAQWRDDGIALPVLVLTARERWSDKAAGFSAGADDYVTKPFETAEVLFRLHALVRRSHGHAHPVLSAGALSYDTHTGSVTLAGRPVSLTAQESRLLAYLIHATPRVVSRSELAEHVYDRDHEPDSNVIDVQISRLRRKLGGERIETRRGQGYRLVAPEDEPT, encoded by the coding sequence ATGAAGGTACTGCTGATCGAGGATGATCGGGCGCTGGCCGAGGCGCTCTCCGAGGCGCTGAGCGAGGCCGGGCTGCTGGTGGAGGCCGCCGGCACCGGCGGCGAGGGCGACTATCTGCTGCGCACTGAGCGCTACGACGCCGTGGTGCTCGACCTGGGGCTGCCCGACGGTGACGGCACCCGCTGGCTGGCCCAGTGGCGCGACGACGGCATCGCCCTGCCGGTGCTGGTGCTGACCGCCCGCGAGCGCTGGTCCGACAAGGCCGCCGGCTTCTCCGCCGGGGCCGACGACTACGTCACCAAGCCGTTCGAGACCGCCGAGGTGCTGTTCCGCCTGCATGCCCTGGTGCGGCGCAGCCACGGCCACGCCCACCCGGTGCTCTCCGCCGGCGCCTTGTCCTACGACACCCACACCGGCAGCGTGACCCTGGCCGGGCGGCCGGTCTCGCTGACCGCTCAGGAATCGCGGCTGCTGGCCTACCTGATACACGCCACGCCGCGGGTGGTCAGCCGCAGCGAGCTGGCCGAGCACGTCTACGACCGCGACCACGAGCCCGACTCCAACGTCATCGACGTCCAGATCAGCCGGCTGCGCCGCAAGCTCGGCGGCGAGCGCATCGAGACCCGCCGCGGCCAGGGCTATCGCCTGGTGGCGCCGGAGGACGAGCCGACGTGA
- a CDS encoding sensor histidine kinase, giving the protein MIPTRWSLARRLLLAAGVLVLVVLPLAGGGLAYTFRQTVTASFDERLDSMLRVLLASVEREPLSGRLTVAPALGDARFERVFSGWYWQVGDGQGTTRISRSLWDQRLPLSGSADGVTRRDITGPRGEPLRLIERRIRLANYPRPLRVGLAVSRQELDDEVARFEWLLWLSLLTLGVLLLGGLAAQIRWGLAPLRRLHADLREVEAGREERLGTRLPAELGELAGAMNEVLARDRRLIERGRAAAGNLAHALKTPISVLGTLAGRHPEPERIRAELTRLDEAVRHHLARASAAGGASLAGRVRVDEALAPVIDGLGRLAERRGIVLDAELEDALSLRVDAQDLQEMVGNLLENALNWAQGRVTLRVAGEAGEACLDIEDDGPGMSPEQREAALARGARLDERRSGSGLGLAIVEDLMALYGGRLTLEAAPLGGLAARIRLPLGGAA; this is encoded by the coding sequence GTGATCCCCACCCGCTGGAGCCTGGCGCGCCGGCTGCTGCTGGCCGCCGGGGTGCTGGTGCTGGTGGTGCTGCCGCTGGCCGGCGGCGGGCTCGCCTACACCTTCCGCCAGACCGTCACCGCCTCCTTCGACGAGCGCCTGGATTCGATGCTGCGCGTGCTGCTGGCGTCGGTGGAGCGCGAGCCGCTGAGCGGCCGGCTGACGGTGGCGCCGGCGCTGGGCGACGCGCGCTTCGAGCGGGTGTTCTCCGGCTGGTACTGGCAGGTCGGCGACGGCCAGGGTACGACGCGCATCTCGCGCTCGCTGTGGGACCAGCGCCTGCCGCTGAGCGGGAGCGCCGATGGCGTGACCCGTCGCGACATCACCGGGCCGCGCGGTGAGCCGCTGCGGCTGATCGAGCGCCGCATCCGGCTGGCCAACTATCCCCGCCCGCTGCGGGTCGGGCTGGCGGTGTCGCGTCAGGAGCTCGACGACGAGGTGGCGCGCTTCGAGTGGCTGCTGTGGCTGTCGCTGCTGACGCTGGGCGTGCTGCTGCTGGGCGGGCTGGCGGCGCAGATCCGCTGGGGGCTGGCGCCGCTGCGCCGCCTGCACGCCGATCTGCGCGAGGTGGAGGCCGGCCGCGAGGAGCGCCTCGGCACTCGCCTGCCCGCGGAGCTCGGCGAGCTGGCCGGGGCCATGAACGAGGTGCTGGCCCGCGACCGCCGGCTGATCGAGCGCGGTCGCGCCGCCGCCGGCAACCTGGCCCACGCCCTCAAGACGCCGATCAGCGTGCTGGGCACCCTGGCCGGTCGCCACCCCGAGCCCGAGCGCATCCGCGCCGAGCTGACCCGCCTCGACGAGGCGGTGCGTCACCATCTGGCCCGCGCCTCGGCCGCCGGCGGCGCCTCGCTGGCCGGTCGCGTGCGGGTCGACGAGGCGCTGGCGCCGGTGATCGATGGCCTGGGGCGGCTGGCCGAGCGGCGCGGCATCGTGCTGGACGCCGAGCTCGAGGATGCCCTGTCGCTGCGGGTGGACGCCCAGGATCTGCAGGAAATGGTCGGCAACCTGCTCGAGAACGCCCTGAACTGGGCGCAGGGCCGGGTGACGCTGCGGGTCGCCGGCGAGGCCGGGGAGGCCTGCCTCGATATCGAGGACGACGGCCCGGGGATGAGCCCCGAGCAGCGCGAGGCCGCCTTGGCCCGGGGCGCGCGGCTCGACGAGCGGCGCTCGGGCAGCGGCCTGGGCCTGGCCATCGTCGAAGACCTGATGGCGCTCTACGGCGGCCGGCTGACCCTCGAGGCGGCGCCGCTGGGCGGGCTGGCGGCGCGTATCCGACTGCCGCTCGGGGGGGCGGCGTAG
- a CDS encoding LLM class flavin-dependent oxidoreductase, translating into MPRLNEIPLSVLDLAPIRQGGSAAETFDDSVALAQLAERRGFERFWLAEHHSIDGIASAATSVLIGHVAGQTSRIRVGSGGIMLPNHPPLVIAEQFGTLETLYPGRIDLSLGRAPGADAATMAALRRDAFAGVDDFPQRLEELKGYLDDERPGQRVRAVPGQGTRVPLWLLGSSDYSARLAGREGLPFAFAAQFAPARLHEALRVYRDNFRPSALLDEPYAMVGLPVIAADSDLQAEYLASTARQKFLGLVRGQRILAQPPTEHMDWSPLEQSQVEQFLGAAVVGGPDTVREGLEAFLEATGADELMLHTDVYSLEDRLRSYEIVADLWQAGD; encoded by the coding sequence ATGCCCCGCCTCAACGAGATTCCGCTCTCGGTGCTCGACCTCGCCCCGATCCGCCAGGGCGGCAGCGCCGCCGAGACCTTCGACGACAGCGTGGCCCTGGCCCAGCTGGCCGAGCGGCGCGGCTTCGAGCGCTTCTGGCTGGCCGAGCACCACAGCATCGACGGCATCGCCAGCGCCGCCACCTCGGTGCTGATCGGCCACGTTGCCGGCCAGACCTCGCGCATCCGCGTCGGCAGCGGCGGCATCATGCTGCCCAACCATCCGCCGCTGGTGATCGCCGAGCAGTTCGGCACCCTGGAAACGCTCTATCCGGGCCGCATCGATCTGAGCCTGGGCCGCGCCCCGGGCGCCGACGCCGCGACCATGGCCGCCCTGCGCCGCGACGCCTTCGCCGGGGTCGACGACTTCCCCCAGCGCCTCGAGGAGCTCAAGGGCTATCTCGACGACGAGCGCCCCGGCCAGCGGGTGCGCGCGGTGCCCGGCCAGGGCACCCGGGTGCCGCTGTGGCTGCTGGGCTCCAGCGACTACAGCGCGCGGCTGGCCGGCCGCGAGGGCCTGCCCTTCGCCTTCGCCGCCCAGTTCGCGCCGGCCCGGCTGCACGAGGCGCTCCGGGTCTATCGCGACAACTTCCGGCCCTCGGCGCTGCTCGACGAACCCTACGCCATGGTCGGCCTGCCGGTGATCGCCGCCGACAGCGACCTGCAGGCCGAGTACCTGGCCAGCACCGCACGCCAGAAGTTTCTCGGCCTGGTGCGCGGCCAGCGCATCCTGGCCCAGCCGCCGACGGAGCACATGGACTGGTCACCGCTGGAGCAGTCGCAGGTCGAGCAGTTCCTGGGCGCGGCGGTGGTCGGCGGCCCGGACACCGTGCGCGAGGGGCTCGAGGCCTTCCTCGAGGCCACCGGCGCCGACGAGCTGATGCTGCACACCGACGTCTACAGCCTCGAGGATCGGCTGAGGAGCTACGAGATCGTCGCCGACCTGTGGCAGGCCGGCGACTGA
- a CDS encoding extensin-like domain-containing protein has product MRGGTLILLLGLVGVGIAFDKGVWTLPAGWNPWRPLAVENPPTPLTRWKLGRLQDDPEACLAVLARSDEPALAYTPLADHEPVAGCPLENVVRLERSGVRFSSSFVASCPLAVAWLRYERHRLQPAARALFGEPVASVEHYGSFACRNIYGREEGRRSQHATAEALDVAAYRLADGRRIALPGDWGDDDVEGDFLERARQGACDVFGTVLGPDYNAAHADHFHLSMRGWRVCR; this is encoded by the coding sequence ATGCGCGGAGGGACCCTGATCCTGCTGCTGGGGCTGGTCGGCGTCGGCATCGCCTTCGACAAGGGCGTGTGGACGCTGCCCGCCGGCTGGAATCCCTGGCGGCCGCTGGCCGTGGAAAACCCGCCGACGCCGCTGACGCGCTGGAAGCTCGGCCGCCTGCAGGACGATCCCGAGGCGTGCCTGGCGGTGCTGGCGCGCAGCGACGAGCCGGCGCTGGCCTATACGCCGCTGGCCGATCACGAGCCGGTGGCGGGCTGTCCGCTCGAAAACGTTGTGCGCCTGGAGCGCTCGGGGGTGAGATTCAGCTCGAGCTTCGTGGCCAGCTGCCCGCTGGCGGTAGCCTGGCTGCGCTACGAGCGCCATCGCCTGCAGCCCGCCGCAAGGGCGCTGTTCGGCGAGCCCGTGGCGTCGGTGGAGCACTACGGCAGTTTCGCCTGCCGCAATATCTACGGCCGCGAGGAGGGACGGCGCAGCCAGCACGCCACGGCGGAGGCGCTGGACGTGGCCGCCTATCGGCTCGCCGACGGCCGGCGCATCGCGCTGCCCGGCGACTGGGGCGACGACGATGTCGAGGGTGATTTCCTGGAGCGGGCCCGGCAGGGTGCCTGTGACGTCTTCGGCACCGTGCTGGGCCCGGATTACAACGCCGCGCATGCCGATCACTTCCATCTCTCCATGCGCGGCTGGCGGGTCTGCCGCTGA
- a CDS encoding methyl-accepting chemotaxis protein — MQENRILDLAYGMSDVTREKIGRIESITRQTEILALNARIEAARAGSAGAAFGVVAEQMGEVSSDIQRIARSFRDEVARQTAELQEAGTSMVDDFRGQRLTDLALNAVEIIDRNLFERSCDVRWWATDSAVVEAASAPDDAARQAHASDRLATILRSYTVYLDLWVADRDGRVIATGRPDRYPEAIGADVSSDDWFQRALRTASGDDFIVADIERNPSLEDAAVATYATAIREGGREDGAVTGVLGIFFDWAPQSRDVVQGVGLSEEERERCRVMLVDARHGIIADSLGEAALGETFPLSPEGRERGFDRDERRLVAFAETPGYETYEGLGWYGVIEYRRDAAPQAEPTREPVLAAP, encoded by the coding sequence GTGCAAGAGAATCGTATCCTCGACCTGGCCTACGGCATGTCCGACGTGACCCGCGAGAAGATCGGACGGATCGAGAGCATCACCCGCCAGACCGAGATCCTGGCCCTCAACGCCCGCATCGAGGCGGCCCGCGCCGGGTCGGCGGGCGCCGCTTTCGGCGTGGTCGCCGAACAGATGGGCGAGGTGTCCAGCGACATCCAGCGCATCGCCCGCAGCTTTCGCGACGAGGTCGCCCGCCAGACCGCCGAGCTGCAAGAGGCGGGCACGTCCATGGTCGATGACTTCCGCGGCCAGCGCCTCACCGACCTGGCCCTGAACGCGGTGGAGATCATCGACCGCAACCTCTTCGAGCGCTCCTGCGACGTGCGCTGGTGGGCTACCGACAGCGCCGTGGTTGAAGCGGCCTCGGCGCCGGATGACGCGGCCCGCCAGGCCCACGCCAGTGACCGGCTGGCCACCATCCTGCGCTCCTACACCGTCTATCTGGACCTGTGGGTCGCCGACCGGGACGGCCGGGTGATCGCCACCGGCCGTCCCGACCGTTATCCCGAAGCCATCGGCGCCGACGTCTCGAGCGACGACTGGTTCCAGCGGGCGCTGCGCACCGCCTCCGGGGACGACTTCATCGTCGCCGATATCGAGCGCAATCCCTCCCTGGAAGACGCCGCAGTGGCCACCTACGCCACCGCGATTCGCGAGGGCGGCCGCGAGGACGGCGCGGTGACCGGCGTGCTGGGCATCTTCTTCGACTGGGCGCCCCAGTCCCGCGACGTGGTGCAGGGCGTGGGTCTGTCCGAGGAGGAGCGCGAGCGCTGCCGGGTGATGCTGGTCGACGCCCGCCACGGCATCATCGCCGACTCCCTCGGCGAGGCGGCCCTGGGCGAGACCTTCCCGCTGTCGCCCGAGGGCCGCGAGCGCGGCTTCGACCGCGACGAGCGGCGCCTGGTCGCCTTCGCCGAGACGCCGGGCTACGAGACCTACGAGGGCCTGGGCTGGTATGGCGTGATCGAGTATCGGCGCGATGCGGCCCCGCAGGCCGAGCCGACGCGCGAGCCGGTCCTCGCCGCACCTTGA
- a CDS encoding cobyrinic acid a,c-diamide synthase, which produces MLGFLQGAAYGLFLTCLPWCLAGLASPRLALASEHPTRWQVVVRYAFLVPFLSLLMWLTSLWGGFDPSLGGWLAGLVGIAVELPLERRWRRFRARRHKRRLEEMLRAEATRRRHESTREAGVSELDPDHPPAEADEVVQALCRAKQALLEVDRADHAAQVDRLYSRYGNVLEVMASRFTAGELAHERARSLVVEVCMGAVDNFTAMASQARGVAGLDIDFIRRRLGHEAGSLSANETDALRRRLALIEDTEKSLRRLAARNEAALTALDDTSVALSRIVTGRPRARVGADQACEELRRFIDGAGRYGRET; this is translated from the coding sequence ATGCTGGGATTCCTTCAGGGAGCCGCCTACGGCCTGTTTCTGACCTGCCTGCCCTGGTGCCTGGCCGGGCTGGCCAGCCCGCGGCTGGCGCTGGCCAGCGAGCACCCCACCCGCTGGCAGGTGGTGGTGCGCTACGCCTTCCTGGTGCCCTTCCTCAGCCTGCTGATGTGGCTGACCTCGCTGTGGGGCGGCTTCGACCCCAGCCTCGGCGGCTGGCTGGCGGGGCTGGTCGGCATCGCCGTGGAGCTGCCGCTGGAGCGTCGCTGGCGACGCTTCCGGGCGCGGCGCCACAAGCGCCGGCTCGAGGAGATGCTGCGCGCCGAGGCCACCCGCCGCCGTCACGAGTCGACCCGCGAGGCCGGCGTCAGCGAGCTCGACCCCGACCACCCGCCGGCGGAGGCCGACGAGGTGGTGCAGGCGCTGTGCCGGGCCAAGCAGGCGCTGCTGGAGGTCGACCGTGCCGATCACGCCGCCCAGGTCGATCGCCTCTACAGCCGCTACGGCAACGTGCTGGAGGTCATGGCCTCGCGCTTCACGGCCGGCGAGCTGGCCCACGAGCGGGCCCGTTCGTTGGTGGTCGAGGTGTGCATGGGCGCGGTGGACAACTTCACCGCCATGGCCTCCCAGGCCCGGGGCGTGGCCGGCCTCGACATCGACTTCATCCGCCGCCGCCTCGGCCATGAGGCCGGCAGTCTGTCGGCCAACGAGACCGACGCCCTGCGCCGCCGGCTGGCGCTGATCGAGGACACCGAGAAATCGCTGCGCCGGCTGGCGGCGCGCAACGAGGCGGCGCTGACCGCGCTGGACGACACCAGCGTGGCGCTGTCGCGCATCGTCACCGGCCGCCCGCGGGCCAGGGTCGGCGCCGACCAGGCCTGCGAGGAGCTGCGCCGCTTCATCGACGGCGCCGGGCGCTACGGCCGCGAGACCTGA
- a CDS encoding toxic anion resistance protein: MTDASQPEGSPLSLPPVERIAEELERPAADEAGRAAADPQLAAMAEAFVTETLGDEAEGAAARQRRAVDEMGLELQQQAARQSEMLKTPLRQLARHGEEGGPVAKALVALRGRMDDLDPRHHRLEPGRFDRVRRLLPGTSSRLQRYFHRFETAQQALEAIIADLQGGRDMLERDNLTLADDQEAMRATLDQLERQVSLGRLIDERLMAARDGIVDDDRRAFVEEELLFPLRQRILDLQQQQAVCQQGVLALEVIIRNNRELMRGVDRAVNVTVSALSVAATVALALANQRLVLDRVESLNATTSETIAGTARALRQQGVDIQTRAASANLDMKALEGAFADVMAAVDDLASYRREALPRLGEQIERLEGLTREGGGAVERLARESGESGEAGEPGDSAGSDKR; this comes from the coding sequence ATGACCGACGCGTCTCAGCCCGAGGGCAGCCCGCTGTCGCTGCCGCCCGTGGAACGCATTGCCGAGGAGCTGGAGCGGCCGGCCGCGGACGAGGCCGGACGCGCCGCGGCGGACCCGCAGCTCGCGGCCATGGCCGAGGCCTTCGTGACCGAGACCCTGGGCGACGAGGCCGAGGGTGCCGCCGCCCGGCAGCGTCGGGCGGTGGACGAGATGGGCCTCGAGCTCCAGCAGCAGGCCGCGCGCCAGAGCGAGATGCTCAAGACGCCGCTGCGCCAGCTGGCCCGCCATGGCGAGGAAGGCGGGCCCGTCGCCAAGGCGCTGGTGGCGCTGCGCGGCCGCATGGACGACCTGGACCCTCGCCATCATCGCCTCGAGCCCGGCCGCTTCGATCGGGTGCGTCGCCTGCTGCCGGGCACCAGCAGCCGGCTGCAGCGCTACTTCCACCGCTTCGAGACCGCCCAGCAGGCGCTGGAGGCGATCATCGCCGATCTCCAGGGCGGCCGCGACATGCTGGAGCGGGACAACCTGACCCTCGCCGACGACCAGGAGGCCATGCGCGCGACCCTCGACCAGCTCGAGCGCCAGGTGTCGCTGGGGCGGCTGATCGACGAGCGCCTGATGGCGGCCCGCGACGGGATCGTCGACGACGACCGCCGCGCCTTCGTCGAGGAGGAGCTGCTGTTCCCGCTGCGCCAGCGCATCCTCGACCTCCAGCAGCAGCAGGCGGTATGCCAGCAGGGCGTGCTGGCGCTGGAGGTGATCATCCGCAACAACCGCGAGCTGATGCGCGGCGTCGACCGGGCGGTCAACGTCACGGTGTCGGCGCTGAGCGTGGCGGCCACCGTGGCGCTGGCGCTGGCCAACCAGCGGCTGGTGCTCGACCGCGTCGAGTCGCTCAACGCCACCACCAGCGAGACCATCGCCGGCACCGCCCGGGCGCTGCGCCAGCAGGGCGTGGACATCCAGACCCGCGCCGCCTCCGCCAACCTCGACATGAAGGCCCTCGAGGGCGCCTTCGCCGACGTCATGGCGGCGGTCGACGACCTGGCGAGCTATCGCCGCGAGGCGCTGCCGCGGCTGGGCGAGCAGATCGAGCGGCTCGAGGGGCTGACCCGCGAGGGCGGCGGCGCCGTGGAGCGCCTGGCCCGCGAATCCGGCGAGTCGGGCGAAGCCGGTGAGCCGGGCGATTCCGCCGGGTCAGACAAGCGCTGA
- a CDS encoding PAS domain S-box protein yields MQLNYRKWWQRGSEEASAGAPVLDRAAPEGLAESVMESAVDGMVVIDVADRVVRFNAAAERLWGLSRKAVLGQPVDRLVPELLRDEHQDHLHVSRASGRDVQVGRHREVMLERPDGSRRRVGIALSRVALGDGEGYAAVVRELGEERPSDQGAHQALEQCLDAVVSIDDQNRVTFFNAAAERLWGCRREQVLGENVNRLVPGAIRGQHDGFVDRHRRHGDDRIVGTSRDVQLERFDGETRWVNLALSRFVVDGRQCYTAFVRDITEEREFRTLMESTLEQAVNAVVTIDEQNRVTFFNAAAERLWGYERREVLGENVKMLVPHAIQGNHDAYVQRNRDTGEDRIVGRTREVEVVRKDGDSTWASLSLARIRIDERLVYTAFLRDVAEDVTHRANMVERTEEFAKANQRVTQFAEDIEAIAMRTHLLSLNASIEAARAGEAGRGFSVVAEEVRALAEQATGSAKDIGEVVGHTQALFQELQDALKAIEASARGG; encoded by the coding sequence ATGCAGTTGAACTACCGCAAGTGGTGGCAGCGTGGGAGCGAAGAGGCATCGGCAGGGGCACCGGTGCTGGATCGCGCGGCGCCCGAAGGGCTCGCCGAGTCGGTCATGGAATCCGCGGTGGACGGCATGGTGGTGATCGATGTCGCCGATCGGGTGGTCCGCTTCAATGCCGCGGCGGAGCGGCTCTGGGGGCTGTCCCGCAAGGCGGTGCTCGGCCAGCCGGTGGACCGGCTGGTGCCGGAGCTGCTGCGCGACGAGCATCAGGACCATCTGCACGTCAGCCGCGCCAGCGGCCGGGACGTCCAGGTGGGGCGGCATCGCGAAGTGATGCTGGAGCGCCCCGACGGCAGCCGGCGGCGGGTGGGCATCGCGCTGTCCCGCGTCGCCCTGGGCGACGGCGAGGGCTATGCCGCCGTGGTGCGCGAACTCGGCGAGGAGCGCCCGTCGGATCAGGGCGCCCATCAGGCGCTTGAGCAGTGCCTGGACGCGGTGGTCAGCATCGACGACCAGAACCGGGTGACCTTCTTCAACGCCGCCGCCGAGCGGCTGTGGGGCTGTCGCCGCGAGCAGGTGCTGGGCGAGAACGTCAATCGCCTGGTGCCCGGGGCGATCCGCGGCCAGCACGACGGCTTCGTCGATCGTCACCGCCGCCACGGCGACGACCGCATCGTCGGCACCAGCCGCGACGTCCAGCTGGAGCGCTTCGACGGCGAGACGCGCTGGGTCAATCTGGCGCTGTCGCGCTTCGTGGTCGACGGACGCCAGTGCTACACCGCCTTCGTGCGCGATATCACCGAGGAGCGCGAGTTCCGCACCCTGATGGAAAGCACCCTGGAGCAGGCCGTCAATGCCGTGGTGACCATCGACGAGCAGAATCGGGTGACCTTCTTCAACGCCGCCGCCGAGCGGCTGTGGGGCTATGAGCGTCGCGAGGTGCTGGGCGAGAACGTCAAGATGCTGGTGCCCCACGCCATCCAGGGAAATCACGACGCCTACGTGCAGCGCAATCGCGATACCGGCGAGGACCGCATCGTCGGCAGGACCCGCGAGGTCGAGGTGGTGCGCAAGGACGGCGATTCGACCTGGGCCAGCCTGTCGCTGGCGCGCATCCGCATCGACGAGCGCCTGGTCTACACCGCCTTCCTGCGCGACGTGGCCGAGGACGTCACCCATCGCGCCAACATGGTCGAGCGCACCGAGGAGTTCGCCAAGGCCAACCAGCGGGTCACCCAGTTCGCCGAGGACATCGAGGCGATCGCCATGCGCACGCATCTGCTGTCGCTCAACGCCTCCATCGAGGCGGCGCGGGCCGGCGAGGCGGGGCGCGGCTTCTCGGTGGTGGCCGAGGAGGTGCGCGCCCTGGCCGAACAGGCCACGGGCTCGGCCAAGGACATCGGCGAGGTGGTCGGCCACACCCAGGCGCTGTTCCAGGAGCTGCAGGACGCCCTCAAGGCCATCGAGGCGAGCGCGCGCGGCGGCTGA